The DNA segment TTCCTGACCACAACTCCTCTTGCAGAAAGGAGGTCCGGACAGGCACTGGGAAtatacttttgttcatttttctctcatgtatatctgtgtgtactgTGATTTTGAACTTGTTGGTGattatctccatctctcacttCAAGCAGCTCCACACTCCAACCAACCTGCTCATCCTCTCTCTGGCTGTGGCAGATCTTCTCATGGGAATGTTTGTCATGCCTGTGGATATAATGCAGTTAATAGATTCCTGCTGGTATCTTGGGAAATTGTCATGTTGTATTCTTGATTTGATCAATTGTCTCTCAGTAACAGCATCTCTTTGTAGTCTGACTTTTATTGCAGTTGATCGGTACATTGCTGTCTGTGATCCTCTGCTTTATTCTACTAGAGTCACAGTGTGCAAAACATCTCTGATCATAATTCTAGGTTggtcttttgctgttttttacattattattatttgttattttaacgATCATCTTCTTCCCTCTCAGCTGTCCAGTAACTGTTATGGGGAGTGTGTAATGGTAATGAAGTATTCCTGGTTGATTGTTGACCTAGTGGTTTCATTCCTAACTCCTTGTTCTGTCATAATTGttacatatttaatcatttttaaagtggcAAGACGTCAAGCTAAAGCTGTCAGAGCTGTAAAAAATGGTGCCGGAAACAATCATGGACCACAAAGTTCAAGTTCTTCTGAaacaaaagcagcaaaaaaataggcacagtgatttttgtttttattgctttcTGGATACCATTTTATTTAGGTTCTTTTTCAGTTGATAATTTTACATCAGTGTCAATTGTTTGGACTGTATTTGGTTGGCTACTAGAAATAAACTCCTCTGTGAACCCATTAATATATGCTATTTTCTACTCATGGTTCAGAACCTCTTGTAAGTTTATTGTAACTTGTAGAATATTCAGACATTCGTC comes from the Astyanax mexicanus isolate ESR-SI-001 chromosome 20, AstMex3_surface, whole genome shotgun sequence genome and includes:
- the LOC103034239 gene encoding trace amine-associated receptor 13c-like — its product is MQLIEVNNTDFKHDIEVLYCFPDHNSSCRKEVRTGTGNILLFIFLSCISVCTVILNLLVIISISHFKQLHTPTNLLILSLAVADLLMGMFVMPVDIMQLIDSCWYLGKLSCCILDLINCLSVTASLCSLTFIAVDRYIAVCDPLLYSTRVTVCKTSLIIILGWSFAVFYIIIICYFNDHLLPSQLSSNCYGECVMVMKYSWLIVDLVVSFLTPCSVIIVTYLIIFKVARRQAKAVRAVKNGAGNNHGPQSSSSSETKAAKK